In Sulfurisphaera javensis, a single genomic region encodes these proteins:
- a CDS encoding Rieske 2Fe-2S domain-containing protein, whose product MAEGKDKKGNVDPNRRAVIIGGAAAVAGIAAGIVIGGYGFPRTTKVVQPQVTVEKEISTVTKTVTTTTVKQIGYVKQKVANISQLSSPGQYVTTNYMGYLVYIIKTGVPSENGVGPDNDIVGFSAYCAHMGYILEFDPATNCLLCPEHFSQYDVTRGGMQVVGHPNQYLTQLILEYDSSTGDIYALGFNRLVYGTYNTALQGMSSSSGGGSS is encoded by the coding sequence ATGGCCGAAGGAAAGGATAAGAAGGGGAATGTTGACCCTAATAGGCGTGCTGTTATAATTGGTGGTGCAGCTGCTGTTGCTGGAATTGCAGCGGGTATTGTTATAGGTGGTTATGGTTTCCCTAGAACCACTAAAGTAGTTCAACCTCAAGTTACAGTAGAAAAGGAAATTTCTACTGTAACAAAAACTGTGACAACAACTACTGTTAAGCAAATAGGCTATGTAAAACAGAAGGTAGCTAATATTTCTCAATTATCATCTCCCGGACAATATGTAACAACAAACTATATGGGGTACCTAGTTTATATAATTAAGACTGGAGTCCCTTCAGAAAATGGTGTAGGCCCAGATAATGATATAGTAGGTTTTTCAGCATATTGCGCACATATGGGATATATATTAGAGTTTGATCCTGCTACTAATTGTCTCTTATGTCCTGAACACTTTAGCCAATATGATGTTACTAGAGGTGGTATGCAAGTCGTAGGACATCCAAATCAGTATTTAACCCAACTTATTTTAGAGTATGATTCATCTACTGGTGACATATATGCCCTAGGTTTTAATAGATTAGTCTATGGTACGTATAACACAGCTTTACAAGGTATGTCTTCTTCCTCTGGAGGTGGTAGTTCATGA
- a CDS encoding molybdopterin dinucleotide binding domain-containing protein — translation MSMNSSTSQITPVPNNKVPLPPVTAQIYHVTCRFCNVGCGYDVFVFPVGQEGSPQAGQNAIVYNMVDKVFNRNLQNYKADYTQVLPSLSANSGTPWIGEGMVSKTITYNPNTQTWEEVYILEVPSSECPVNEGNYSTRGGRNAQRIWSPLVDNAAGFRVYETRIKTPMIRWNGTLQPVGWSYVFKVLAKILYYYLTNETTDYPVGPAATEVMAIRSDHGGGEGGGVFSNLMPGLFIHMGLATPFIRFHYQVAFSLTEDALMEATNGNGTDTSSMLDISITDVMVMWGINEYVTSTVNLIQHIFDNLRGATQSRKAQWFEPGEPTPPGMAIVVEARPSETAHAVAAAVGCTVEEAMNGTCNVGKSQDGLPQVLVVLVNPGTDTELINAVAAYIYYTYGSTTVQNFINMYQQAQSNSNNAFTFNNTNYQYYLQYLQSKSLSEWLSEAESITGVSQNIIQMMGDMLAKPKTGSNGQTYYKRVVIEFEKGIIWSGNYTPIYSLANLAIIIGALSGRPGCGISTGFGHQRGAAFPLPPPPPWYPNIGLSLNQGRQLWIQMSSYVPQQLKSQGQTVSGTTIAEFIKNFYSQYTSSLVPQIYQYNPVVDYLIYSGYGKVLWVFTAVPYKLTMAGGKLAQTINHRSKLLQECVENTLSAGVPSGSTSSIISSSPYYNTNAVSSTIPQFPDPDQYADAVISCLSGSNKTPGALFIVGHDIILNQNGLLENAAHIILPAAANHGETYEIRWNGHDRRLRLVEPFHSPPGNAMPDVWTYGLLSYLIYQMFKQNGMENSPQAQRLYTAFNQIWTSLMNNMTQNSQPLSLSELSSFSQFYYDYNWFNIYSDLWTYYVANGPTNFSSWPYGYFVPHWAPGWSQMSLSDLKSTRTIGVQLPILGKVTNSDGSYTLYGLVNYAEPGIQGAINGQFRVEAVTVNPNQSVTVGNTQLPLITREVTYININDLQSMFGYDYNTLMKYVINGLNPFPMPYVGVFGYASQLQSKYKFWVNNGRWNIIFQSGWTDFQIPDIYRRVPFPIIAVSQQDASANGWNNGDILMLYNDWGSITGVAWISNTVAPGQVFVAMAYPTSPGANQLTSPTVDPVTDNQMVKWAWVNIVKIGTLSQDEKQLITFAPVQFTVPSSSSSSS, via the coding sequence ATGAGTATGAATAGTTCAACTTCTCAAATAACACCAGTTCCAAATAATAAAGTGCCTTTACCACCAGTTACAGCACAGATATACCATGTTACATGTAGATTCTGTAATGTTGGCTGTGGTTATGATGTTTTTGTCTTTCCAGTAGGACAAGAAGGTAGTCCACAAGCAGGACAAAACGCAATAGTTTATAACATGGTAGATAAAGTATTTAACAGAAATCTACAGAATTATAAAGCTGATTATACTCAAGTTTTACCCTCACTTTCAGCTAATTCTGGAACCCCGTGGATTGGAGAAGGAATGGTTAGTAAAACAATAACATATAATCCAAATACTCAGACTTGGGAAGAAGTATATATATTAGAAGTCCCTAGCTCTGAATGTCCAGTCAATGAAGGAAATTATTCCACTAGAGGAGGAAGGAATGCTCAAAGAATATGGAGTCCATTAGTTGATAATGCTGCTGGATTTAGAGTATATGAAACCAGAATAAAGACTCCTATGATAAGATGGAATGGAACGCTACAGCCAGTTGGATGGAGTTATGTGTTTAAAGTATTAGCGAAAATCTTGTATTATTATCTAACAAACGAAACGACTGATTATCCAGTAGGCCCAGCTGCAACAGAAGTTATGGCTATAAGATCCGACCACGGAGGTGGGGAAGGTGGAGGAGTATTCAGTAATTTAATGCCGGGATTATTCATTCATATGGGTTTAGCTACTCCATTTATAAGGTTTCACTATCAAGTTGCCTTCTCTCTAACAGAAGATGCTTTAATGGAGGCAACTAATGGTAATGGTACTGATACGTCTAGCATGTTAGACATTAGCATAACAGATGTAATGGTAATGTGGGGAATTAACGAATATGTTACATCAACTGTTAATCTTATTCAGCACATTTTCGATAATTTAAGAGGAGCTACACAGAGCAGAAAAGCTCAGTGGTTTGAGCCTGGTGAACCTACACCACCCGGAATGGCAATTGTCGTTGAAGCGAGACCGTCCGAAACAGCACATGCTGTCGCAGCTGCGGTAGGATGTACAGTTGAAGAAGCAATGAATGGCACTTGTAACGTAGGAAAATCTCAAGATGGATTACCACAAGTTCTAGTTGTATTAGTAAATCCAGGTACAGATACTGAGCTAATAAATGCTGTAGCAGCTTATATTTACTATACTTATGGAAGTACAACAGTTCAAAACTTCATTAACATGTATCAGCAAGCTCAAAGCAATAGTAATAATGCATTCACATTTAATAATACAAACTATCAATACTATTTACAATACTTACAATCTAAGAGCTTAAGCGAATGGTTATCTGAGGCCGAGTCAATAACTGGTGTGTCTCAAAATATCATACAAATGATGGGTGATATGCTAGCTAAACCAAAAACTGGTTCTAATGGGCAGACATATTATAAAAGAGTTGTAATTGAATTTGAAAAAGGTATAATTTGGTCTGGAAATTACACTCCAATATATTCCTTAGCTAATTTAGCCATAATAATTGGAGCATTATCTGGTAGACCAGGTTGTGGGATATCTACTGGATTTGGCCATCAGAGAGGTGCTGCATTCCCATTGCCTCCACCACCACCATGGTATCCTAATATTGGACTATCGTTAAATCAAGGAAGGCAACTATGGATACAAATGAGTAGTTATGTTCCTCAACAACTAAAGTCTCAAGGACAAACTGTGAGTGGTACAACAATAGCCGAATTTATAAAGAATTTCTATAGTCAATACACAAGTTCCTTAGTTCCTCAAATTTATCAGTATAATCCAGTCGTTGACTATCTCATATATAGCGGTTATGGAAAAGTATTATGGGTATTCACAGCTGTACCATATAAGCTAACTATGGCAGGAGGTAAACTAGCACAGACAATTAATCATAGATCAAAACTTTTACAAGAATGTGTAGAAAATACTCTATCCGCTGGAGTACCATCTGGTTCAACTTCATCAATAATATCATCTTCACCATATTATAATACTAATGCAGTTAGTTCAACTATTCCACAATTTCCAGACCCAGACCAATATGCTGATGCTGTAATATCATGCCTAAGTGGAAGTAATAAAACGCCAGGAGCATTATTTATTGTAGGTCATGATATTATACTTAATCAGAACGGATTGCTAGAAAATGCAGCTCATATTATATTACCTGCAGCTGCTAATCATGGTGAAACTTATGAGATTAGATGGAACGGACATGATAGGAGATTAAGGTTAGTTGAGCCATTCCACTCCCCACCTGGAAATGCTATGCCAGATGTATGGACATACGGACTTCTATCTTACTTAATATATCAGATGTTTAAGCAAAATGGAATGGAGAATTCGCCGCAAGCTCAAAGATTATATACGGCATTTAACCAAATTTGGACTTCGTTAATGAATAATATGACACAAAACTCACAGCCTCTATCGTTATCAGAACTTTCAAGTTTCTCACAATTCTACTATGATTATAACTGGTTTAACATCTATAGTGACCTATGGACTTACTACGTAGCAAATGGACCAACTAACTTCTCTTCATGGCCTTATGGTTATTTCGTACCTCACTGGGCACCAGGCTGGAGTCAAATGTCATTAAGTGACTTAAAATCAACCAGAACTATTGGTGTTCAATTACCTATACTGGGTAAAGTTACTAACTCCGATGGAAGTTATACACTATACGGATTGGTAAATTACGCTGAACCTGGTATTCAAGGAGCGATTAACGGTCAATTTAGAGTAGAAGCTGTAACTGTCAATCCTAATCAGTCAGTAACTGTAGGAAACACTCAGCTTCCACTAATTACTAGAGAGGTTACATATATTAACATAAATGACTTACAATCCATGTTTGGTTATGATTACAACACACTAATGAAATATGTTATTAACGGTCTCAATCCATTCCCAATGCCTTATGTAGGAGTATTTGGCTATGCTTCACAATTACAATCGAAATACAAGTTCTGGGTCAATAACGGAAGATGGAATATTATATTCCAGTCTGGTTGGACTGACTTTCAGATTCCAGATATATACAGAAGAGTTCCATTCCCGATAATTGCAGTAAGCCAGCAAGACGCTAGTGCCAATGGTTGGAATAATGGTGATATCCTTATGTTGTATAATGACTGGGGATCAATAACTGGTGTAGCGTGGATATCTAACACTGTCGCTCCCGGTCAAGTGTTTGTTGCAATGGCTTATCCAACCAGTCCTGGTGCTAATCAATTAACATCTCCAACAGTTGATCCAGTGACTGATAACCAAATGGTAAAGTGGGCTTGGGTAAATATAGTGAAAATTGGAACTTTATCACAAGATGAGAAACAGTTAATAACATTCGCTCCAGTTCAATTTACTGTACCATCTTCATCAAGTTCTTCAAGTTAA
- a CDS encoding transposase, with the protein MLCDFSHFSKAEKFVAYCGLDPVTERKASYERPYPFLSL; encoded by the coding sequence ATACTCTGTGATTTTTCTCATTTTAGTAAGGCGGAGAAGTTTGTTGCTTATTGTGGTTTAGATCCTGTTACTGAGAGGAAAGCTTCTTATGAGAGACCTTACCCTTTCCTCTCATTATAA
- a CDS encoding sulfocyanin gives MASNTPIIVAVVIAIILVAVAGYYIATKPSLTITTTAPPTTIGTITQTSTTPTTTTPTTTTIVSTTTSTTTTSVSLPPGAIKLPYNPSNHTVFLYIASLSTGSPFNFNGTSNGQLHIYIPAGWTVIVYYTNEESGLAHNFLIVQNDTATPNNANVAQDGKILLYVGTSSSSYESTGLISGQSASGTITLSPGYYWFCCGIAGHALAGMWGVIIVSSSVTVPYAITS, from the coding sequence ATGGCCTCGAATACACCTATAATAGTGGCTGTAGTAATAGCCATAATTCTTGTTGCTGTAGCAGGTTACTATATAGCAACAAAACCATCACTTACAATAACTACGACAGCTCCTCCTACAACTATTGGCACAATAACTCAAACTTCAACAACTCCTACTACAACTACTCCTACTACTACTACGATTGTATCTACTACAACCTCAACTACTACGACTTCTGTTTCCTTACCTCCTGGTGCTATTAAGTTACCTTATAATCCTAGTAATCATACTGTTTTCTTATATATAGCTTCCCTATCTACTGGTTCACCATTCAACTTTAATGGTACTTCTAATGGTCAATTGCATATTTACATTCCAGCTGGTTGGACTGTAATAGTTTATTATACTAATGAAGAGAGCGGTCTTGCACACAACTTCTTAATAGTACAAAATGATACAGCAACACCAAATAACGCCAATGTAGCTCAAGATGGCAAAATATTACTCTACGTAGGAACTAGCTCATCATCTTATGAATCCACAGGATTAATTAGTGGACAATCAGCAAGTGGAACAATAACACTATCACCCGGATACTACTGGTTCTGCTGTGGAATAGCAGGACATGCACTAGCAGGAATGTGGGGAGTAATAATAGTATCATCATCAGTAACAGTACCATACGCAATAACAAGCTAA